One Chitinophaga parva DNA segment encodes these proteins:
- a CDS encoding FUSC family protein translates to MPYDKAFWSRLLVYIAKSVTGVVIVYLLSWLVNYNDRIWCLISVMLVLSPDGKDATSLAMNRIKANAVGAAVGFLVLAVYNRSDIYAMCVGIALTVVACTFLKLEAPTRSALAATIIILTHEAGRHIWDTAVERLISVMAGCVLGLVITLVFHSRFVTRTVAGIHDDA, encoded by the coding sequence ATGCCCTACGACAAAGCTTTCTGGAGCCGCCTCCTTGTTTATATTGCCAAAAGTGTGACGGGCGTGGTGATCGTGTACCTGCTTTCCTGGCTGGTAAATTACAACGACCGGATCTGGTGCCTTATTTCTGTAATGCTGGTGCTATCGCCAGACGGGAAGGACGCCACTTCCCTGGCCATGAACCGCATTAAAGCCAATGCGGTGGGCGCCGCCGTAGGGTTTTTAGTACTGGCGGTGTACAACAGGTCTGATATTTATGCTATGTGCGTAGGCATAGCCCTTACGGTGGTAGCCTGCACCTTCCTGAAGCTGGAAGCCCCTACCCGCTCCGCCCTTGCCGCCACCATCATCATTCTCACTCATGAAGCCGGGCGCCACATCTGGGATACCGCCGTGGAAAGACTTATCTCCGTAATGGCCGGCTGTGTGCTGGGCCTCGTGATCACCCTCGTATTCCACTCCCGCTTCGTTACCCGCACCGTGGCAGGCATACATGACGATGCCTGA
- a CDS encoding ATP-binding protein, translating into MFLKHRLLFLLGWICYGGSLFGQSPAADSLQRVLKSHPQADTGRVNLLNQLARLLVTQDGELAQKYSSEAVELAGNLHYDKGRVLALRNQALGENFKGNLDQQMELTVQALQIAERLKDKQLMAILLNDEGNIYIEEANADRGLPLLLRSLELKKELKEKAEISKTLNNIGSVYLSDNMPDSALYFLRQSEAIKLAMNDHRGLAYTYENMGLAHRLLGNHNNAFDYLDLSRKYYEETHNLQGLTKIYLDLAQTSAVLRKFKEADRYFVVADSLNEIVKNPKNKMIAYQAHAVLDSARGDFKKALADYKEYAMLNTDYFNVQKDRYMTNAAEKYESEKKQRENDALLHQQQAHLATIRHQRMLEVSGLLVLVVILGITFLVFRLNRKLNLKNAESLEQNKIIISQNEKLESLVQVKDRIFSVISHDLRSPLAILDGLLFLLRDEKIPPEQFRQYTNELWRDTKNTSYMMDNLLQWASSQMKGIRLQADDFDLVEALHEEFDLLCTLSRQKEVHLFSELEGPLMVYADQDMIKLVLRNLISNAVKFTPAGGHIRIFATRHKGLVEVSVADNGTGIPAAEHAKIFSHIYYSTTGTQNEKGCGLGLPLSKEFIERNNGTIRFVSEENVGTTFTFTIPVSEEEDIRPRHLEAKLAQTK; encoded by the coding sequence ATGTTTTTAAAACACCGGCTTCTCTTTCTTCTAGGATGGATCTGCTACGGCGGTAGCCTTTTTGGGCAGTCGCCTGCCGCGGACAGCCTGCAGCGGGTGTTAAAATCGCATCCGCAGGCGGACACCGGCAGGGTGAACCTGCTCAACCAACTGGCCCGGCTGCTGGTAACCCAGGATGGGGAACTGGCGCAAAAGTATAGCAGTGAAGCGGTGGAGCTGGCCGGTAACCTGCACTACGACAAAGGCCGTGTGCTGGCCCTGCGCAACCAGGCCCTGGGCGAGAATTTCAAGGGAAACCTGGACCAGCAGATGGAGCTCACGGTACAGGCCCTCCAGATCGCGGAGCGCCTGAAGGATAAACAACTGATGGCCATCCTGCTCAATGATGAAGGCAATATTTACATAGAAGAAGCCAATGCAGACCGCGGCCTGCCCCTGCTCCTGCGCTCCCTGGAGCTGAAAAAGGAACTGAAAGAGAAAGCCGAAATTTCCAAGACCCTTAACAATATCGGCTCTGTATACCTGTCTGACAATATGCCCGACTCCGCGCTGTATTTCCTGCGCCAGTCGGAAGCCATAAAACTGGCCATGAACGATCATCGCGGGCTGGCCTATACCTATGAGAACATGGGCCTGGCCCACCGGCTGCTGGGTAATCATAACAACGCATTTGATTACCTGGATCTTTCCCGCAAGTACTACGAGGAAACCCACAACCTGCAGGGCCTTACCAAGATCTACCTGGACCTGGCACAAACCAGTGCCGTGCTGCGCAAGTTCAAAGAGGCCGACCGTTATTTTGTGGTTGCAGACAGTCTCAATGAAATTGTAAAGAACCCGAAAAATAAAATGATCGCTTACCAGGCCCACGCAGTGCTGGATTCCGCCCGGGGTGATTTTAAAAAGGCATTGGCGGATTATAAGGAATACGCCATGCTGAATACAGATTATTTCAATGTGCAGAAAGACCGCTACATGACCAATGCAGCGGAGAAATATGAATCGGAGAAAAAGCAACGCGAAAATGATGCCCTGCTACACCAGCAACAGGCACACCTGGCCACCATCCGCCACCAGCGCATGCTGGAAGTGAGCGGCCTGCTGGTACTGGTGGTCATCCTCGGCATCACCTTCCTGGTATTCCGCCTGAACCGCAAATTGAACCTGAAAAATGCAGAAAGCCTGGAGCAGAATAAGATCATCATAAGCCAGAATGAAAAACTGGAAAGCCTGGTGCAGGTGAAAGACCGCATTTTCAGCGTGATCTCCCACGACCTGCGCTCTCCCCTGGCCATCCTGGATGGCCTGCTTTTCCTGCTGCGCGATGAGAAGATCCCGCCGGAGCAATTCCGCCAGTACACCAATGAGCTGTGGCGCGATACCAAGAACACTTCTTATATGATGGACAACCTGCTGCAGTGGGCCAGCTCCCAGATGAAAGGCATCCGCCTGCAGGCAGACGACTTCGACCTCGTGGAAGCCCTGCACGAGGAGTTTGACCTGCTCTGCACCCTGTCCCGCCAGAAAGAAGTGCACCTGTTCAGTGAGCTGGAAGGCCCGCTGATGGTGTATGCGGACCAGGATATGATAAAACTGGTGCTGCGCAACCTGATCAGCAACGCGGTGAAATTTACCCCGGCCGGTGGCCATATCCGCATTTTTGCCACCCGGCACAAGGGGCTGGTAGAAGTATCTGTGGCAGACAATGGTACCGGCATCCCGGCTGCAGAACATGCTAAGATCTTTTCCCATATCTATTATTCCACCACCGGCACCCAGAATGAGAAAGGCTGCGGCCTGGGCCTGCCCCTGTCCAAGGAATTCATTGAGCGCAACAACGGCACCATCCGTTTTGTGAGCGAGGAAAACGTGGGCACCACCTTCACATTTACCATTCCCGTCAGCGAGGAAGAGGACATCAGGCCCCGCCACCTGGAGGCAAAACTGGCACAGACGAAGTAA
- a CDS encoding OsmC family protein gives MSHTHQYKTSVYWTGNEGSGTAAYTAYSRDHTIHVEGKPEIMGSSDPNFRGDATRYNPEEMFLASLSTCHMLWYLHLCAVNGVVVTAYEDHAEGTMLESGQDGRFTEVTLQPIVTVQDASMIDKANALHEKAHHSCYIAASVNFPVRHMARVAVV, from the coding sequence ATGTCACACACACATCAATACAAAACCTCCGTTTACTGGACCGGCAATGAAGGTTCCGGCACGGCTGCTTACACTGCCTACAGCCGCGATCACACTATTCACGTGGAAGGCAAGCCGGAGATCATGGGCTCCTCCGATCCTAATTTCCGGGGCGATGCCACCCGGTACAATCCCGAAGAAATGTTCCTGGCGTCCCTGAGCACCTGCCATATGCTCTGGTACCTGCATTTATGCGCGGTGAACGGGGTAGTGGTGACTGCTTATGAAGACCATGCAGAAGGTACTATGCTGGAAAGTGGCCAGGACGGCCGTTTTACGGAGGTAACCCTGCAACCCATCGTTACCGTGCAGGATGCCTCCATGATAGATAAAGCCAATGCCCTTCATGAAAAAGCGCACCATAGCTGTTACATCGCCGCCTCCGTTAATTTCCCGGTAAGGCATATGGCCAGGGTGGCGGTGGTATGA
- a CDS encoding glycoside hydrolase family 13 protein: MNNWWQQAVIYQIYPRSFKDSNGDGIGDLPGIIQQLDYLASLGVDLIWLNPVYSSPNDDNGYDISNYEDIMLEFGTMTDFDLLLAGLHQRGMKLIMDLVVNHTSDEHPWFIASRASRDNPYRDFYHWWPAENGTPPHRFSFFDPDANAWAYDEATNAYYLHYFSRKQPDLNWENPAVRQAVYDMMRFWFRKGVDGFRMDVISFIAKEQPLMPISPQELADKYYGDWSYYYAHGPHLHDYLQEMHARVLKDFDVVTMAEAPGIRAEEALLFVQQSRKELNMLYHFEGMSLGYMPNGFKRPDPKGYTLEAFKRVYSKWDSIFAKDGWGTIYLGNHDQPRMVSRWGNDAPAFHVASCKMLITFLLSMRATPIFYAGDELGMTNIRFEKIEDYRDIETHMMYTYLQGRNEDVAAFLEDMKLSARDNGRTPFQWDNSLHAGFTTGTPWLRVNGNYHWINRAAQEKDPQSVLNYFRKLIQLRKAHPVLVYGDYTLHDPAHPQVYAYTRRLDKTAILVVMNFSKDTVPYALPEPVEATPVLNNLPDLLLENIQLTLQPYQAVIFPVVGEKY; this comes from the coding sequence ATGAACAACTGGTGGCAGCAAGCGGTCATTTACCAGATCTACCCGCGGAGTTTTAAAGACAGTAATGGAGATGGCATTGGCGACCTGCCGGGGATCATCCAGCAACTGGACTACCTGGCCAGCCTGGGTGTAGACCTCATCTGGCTGAACCCGGTCTATAGTTCGCCCAATGATGACAACGGTTATGATATCAGCAACTACGAGGATATCATGCTGGAATTTGGTACCATGACGGACTTTGATCTGCTGCTGGCAGGCCTTCACCAGCGCGGCATGAAGCTCATCATGGACCTGGTGGTAAATCATACCAGCGATGAACATCCCTGGTTCATTGCCTCCCGCGCCTCCCGGGATAATCCTTACCGCGATTTTTACCACTGGTGGCCCGCAGAAAACGGCACTCCACCACACCGCTTCAGTTTCTTTGATCCCGATGCCAATGCCTGGGCCTACGATGAGGCCACCAATGCTTATTACCTCCACTATTTTTCCCGTAAACAACCGGATCTCAACTGGGAAAATCCCGCCGTACGCCAGGCCGTGTATGACATGATGCGCTTCTGGTTCCGGAAAGGCGTGGATGGCTTTCGCATGGACGTGATCTCCTTCATTGCCAAAGAACAGCCACTGATGCCCATTTCCCCGCAGGAGCTGGCGGATAAATATTATGGCGACTGGAGTTACTACTACGCGCATGGTCCCCACCTGCATGACTATTTGCAGGAAATGCATGCGCGCGTGCTCAAAGACTTTGACGTTGTCACCATGGCGGAAGCGCCGGGCATCCGCGCGGAAGAAGCATTGCTGTTTGTGCAGCAATCCCGCAAGGAGCTGAACATGCTCTATCATTTTGAAGGTATGAGCCTGGGCTATATGCCCAATGGGTTTAAACGCCCCGACCCCAAAGGCTATACGCTGGAGGCATTTAAGCGCGTGTACTCCAAATGGGATAGCATCTTTGCGAAAGACGGCTGGGGCACCATCTACCTGGGCAATCATGACCAGCCCCGCATGGTCAGCCGCTGGGGCAATGACGCGCCGGCCTTTCACGTGGCATCGTGCAAAATGCTCATCACCTTCCTGCTCAGCATGCGCGCCACACCCATTTTTTATGCCGGCGATGAACTGGGCATGACCAACATCCGCTTTGAAAAAATAGAAGACTACCGCGATATTGAAACCCACATGATGTATACCTACCTGCAGGGCCGCAATGAAGACGTGGCGGCCTTCCTGGAAGACATGAAGCTGAGCGCCCGCGACAACGGCCGCACGCCTTTCCAGTGGGACAACAGCCTGCACGCCGGCTTTACCACCGGTACACCGTGGCTGAGGGTGAACGGCAACTACCACTGGATAAACCGTGCCGCCCAGGAGAAAGACCCGCAGTCTGTCTTAAACTATTTCCGTAAACTTATACAACTACGAAAAGCCCACCCCGTGCTGGTTTACGGGGATTACACCCTGCATGACCCTGCCCACCCGCAGGTATATGCCTACACGCGCCGGCTGGACAAAACCGCCATACTGGTGGTCATGAACTTCAGTAAAGACACGGTGCCTTACGCACTGCCAGAACCCGTGGAAGCGACGCCGGTACTCAACAATTTACCGGATCTGTTGTTGGAAAATATACAGCTTACTTTGCAGCCCTACCAGGCAGTGATTTTTCCGGTTGTGGGAGAGAAGTACTAA
- a CDS encoding VIT1/CCC1 transporter family protein, which translates to MHEEQHLRSSEFIRDVVIGMSDGLTVPFALAAGLSGAVQGAGIVITAGLAEIAAGAIAMGLGGFLAARTEADHYKSELKREYDEVERVPEQEKKEVKEVFAAFGLSPALQDQVADEMAKDKDKWVDFMMRYELGLEKPEESRARRSAFTIGASYIVGGIIPLSPYFFVQQAADGLTYSAAVTIVCLFVFGYFKSKMTGQPALKGAFSVVMIGALAAAAAFGLARLVQGL; encoded by the coding sequence ATGCACGAAGAGCAACACCTCCGCAGTTCTGAATTTATCCGCGACGTCGTGATCGGCATGTCCGACGGGCTTACAGTACCCTTTGCACTGGCAGCCGGCCTCAGTGGCGCGGTACAGGGCGCCGGCATTGTGATCACCGCCGGGCTGGCGGAAATTGCAGCGGGCGCCATCGCCATGGGACTGGGCGGTTTCCTGGCCGCCCGCACGGAAGCAGATCACTACAAGTCTGAACTGAAGCGGGAGTACGACGAAGTGGAGCGGGTGCCCGAACAGGAAAAGAAAGAAGTGAAGGAAGTTTTTGCGGCCTTTGGCCTTTCCCCTGCACTGCAGGACCAGGTAGCCGATGAAATGGCGAAGGATAAGGACAAATGGGTAGACTTCATGATGCGCTATGAGCTGGGCCTGGAAAAGCCGGAAGAGAGCAGGGCCCGCCGGAGCGCTTTTACCATCGGGGCTTCCTACATCGTAGGCGGCATTATTCCGCTGTCTCCTTATTTCTTTGTGCAGCAGGCGGCCGATGGCCTGACCTATTCTGCTGCCGTGACCATCGTATGCCTGTTTGTTTTTGGCTATTTCAAGAGCAAGATGACCGGCCAGCCTGCGCTGAAAGGTGCGTTCAGCGTAGTGATGATAGGTGCCCTGGCTGCCGCTGCTGCATTTGGATTGGCAAGGCTGGTGCAAGGGCTGTGA
- a CDS encoding MGH1-like glycoside hydrolase domain-containing protein, with protein MNEEQRRLKDPAWKKWGPYVSDRQWGTVREDYSANQDPWSYTTHDMARSYAYRWGEEGIAGISDDKQLLCFALALWNKKDPILKERYYGLNNAEGNHGEDVKELYYYLDSTPTHSYMKMLYKYPQQAFPYEQLIEENRRRDRSMPEYELLDTGIFDQDAYFDVFTEYAKRTEDDILVRITIHNRSTQAASLSVLPTLWFRNTWSWGYDPGKPHLGKDHGNVVRILHPKIATRFCTYDGQPVALFCDNDTNTHRLYGYGEQDVYYKDGINEHVVHGAHTVNPELYGTKAALHYDLHLEAGASHTIRLQLGTTSQQDFSQFDALFAVRQLEADIFYNDLQHNIPDDDLRNIQRQALSGMLWNKQYYYYNLHKWIMGDPGMPPPPPGRDKGRNSHWLHLHNADVISMPDKWEFPWYASWDLAFHCQTLALVDVEFAKQQLLLLTKEWYMHPSGKLPAYEWEFDDTNPPVMAGAAMEIYHREVITTGSGDRKFLEGIFHKLTIHFTWWVNRKDADGLNIFEGGFLGMDNIGVFDRNSHLPPDAVLEQADGTGWMASFALNMLHMAIELAREDDVYTAMAIKFFEHFLYIAGAIAGIGGQSVALWDEEDEFFYDQLRYAGKPPETLRTRSLANVVPLFAVQVLESERLKQLPAFTAHMSWFLRHRPDLAAMVSRWYEEGSDEKHLLSLLRGHRMKRILLRVLDEDEFLSPHGVRSLSKYHLTQPYEYKFNGEKMRIRYVPGDSDSNMFGGNSNWRGPVWIPINYLMVMSLRRFHAYYSDDFRVEYPTHSGKFMSLREIADGLTERLISIFRRDGDGRRPVFNHYEKLQQDPHFRDYILFHEYFHGDDGHGLGASHQTGWSGLVANLIHSLYNGWL; from the coding sequence ATGAACGAAGAACAGCGAAGACTTAAAGACCCGGCCTGGAAGAAATGGGGTCCTTATGTGTCAGACCGGCAGTGGGGAACGGTGCGGGAGGACTACAGCGCCAACCAGGACCCATGGAGCTATACCACCCACGACATGGCCCGCAGCTACGCCTACCGCTGGGGGGAAGAAGGCATAGCAGGCATTTCAGACGACAAGCAGCTGCTTTGCTTCGCCCTGGCACTGTGGAACAAAAAAGACCCCATCCTCAAAGAAAGATACTATGGCCTCAATAACGCGGAAGGCAACCACGGCGAAGATGTAAAAGAGCTGTACTACTACCTGGATAGCACGCCCACCCACAGCTACATGAAAATGCTGTACAAGTACCCCCAGCAGGCATTCCCCTACGAACAGCTGATTGAAGAGAACCGCCGCCGAGACCGCAGCATGCCGGAATACGAGTTGCTGGACACCGGCATCTTTGACCAGGATGCGTACTTTGATGTATTCACTGAATATGCCAAGCGCACGGAAGATGATATCCTGGTGCGCATTACCATTCATAACCGGAGCACCCAGGCGGCTTCGCTGTCCGTGTTGCCAACGCTCTGGTTTCGCAATACCTGGTCCTGGGGTTACGATCCGGGAAAGCCCCACCTGGGCAAGGATCATGGTAACGTGGTTCGCATTCTTCATCCTAAGATTGCAACCCGCTTCTGCACGTATGACGGCCAGCCTGTGGCGCTTTTCTGTGATAACGATACCAACACCCACCGCCTGTACGGGTATGGTGAACAGGACGTTTATTATAAAGACGGGATCAATGAGCATGTGGTGCATGGTGCCCACACCGTAAATCCTGAGCTGTATGGCACCAAGGCCGCCCTGCATTACGACCTGCACCTGGAAGCGGGGGCGTCGCATACCATACGCCTGCAACTGGGTACCACTTCCCAGCAGGACTTTTCACAGTTTGATGCGCTCTTTGCTGTCCGCCAGCTGGAAGCGGATATTTTTTATAACGACCTGCAACATAACATCCCGGATGATGACCTGCGCAATATCCAGCGCCAGGCACTATCCGGCATGTTGTGGAACAAGCAATACTATTACTACAACCTGCATAAGTGGATCATGGGCGATCCCGGTATGCCGCCACCGCCGCCCGGGCGCGATAAAGGCCGGAATTCCCACTGGCTGCACCTGCACAATGCAGATGTTATTTCCATGCCGGACAAATGGGAGTTTCCCTGGTACGCCTCGTGGGACCTGGCCTTTCACTGCCAGACCCTGGCCCTGGTGGATGTGGAATTCGCCAAACAACAGCTGCTCCTGCTTACCAAAGAATGGTACATGCACCCCAGCGGCAAACTGCCCGCCTACGAATGGGAGTTTGACGATACCAACCCGCCAGTGATGGCCGGCGCCGCCATGGAGATCTACCACCGGGAAGTGATCACCACCGGCTCCGGCGACCGTAAATTCCTGGAAGGTATTTTTCACAAACTCACCATCCATTTCACCTGGTGGGTGAACAGGAAGGATGCCGATGGGCTCAATATTTTTGAAGGCGGCTTCCTGGGCATGGATAACATCGGCGTGTTTGACCGCAATTCCCACCTGCCTCCGGATGCAGTGCTGGAGCAGGCAGACGGCACCGGCTGGATGGCCTCCTTTGCATTGAACATGCTGCACATGGCCATAGAGCTGGCGCGGGAAGATGACGTGTACACCGCCATGGCCATAAAGTTCTTTGAGCACTTCCTGTACATTGCCGGCGCCATTGCGGGCATTGGCGGCCAGTCTGTAGCGTTGTGGGACGAGGAAGATGAATTTTTCTACGACCAGCTGCGCTATGCCGGCAAGCCCCCTGAAACCCTCCGCACACGCAGCCTTGCAAACGTGGTGCCCCTGTTTGCGGTGCAGGTATTGGAAAGTGAGCGGCTGAAGCAATTGCCGGCCTTCACCGCCCATATGAGCTGGTTCCTCCGCCACCGGCCCGACCTGGCAGCCATGGTATCTCGTTGGTATGAAGAAGGTTCCGATGAAAAACACCTGCTCAGCTTATTGCGCGGGCACCGCATGAAACGCATCCTGCTCCGGGTGCTGGATGAAGACGAGTTTCTCAGCCCGCATGGGGTGCGCTCCCTTTCCAAGTATCACCTTACCCAGCCTTATGAGTACAAGTTCAACGGGGAGAAAATGCGCATCCGCTATGTGCCCGGGGACAGCGATAGTAACATGTTTGGTGGTAACTCCAACTGGCGGGGACCGGTGTGGATTCCTATCAATTACCTGATGGTGATGAGCCTGCGCCGCTTTCATGCTTATTACAGTGACGACTTCCGCGTGGAATACCCCACGCATTCCGGTAAGTTCATGTCCCTGCGGGAGATCGCCGATGGGCTGACAGAGCGCCTCATCAGCATTTTCCGGCGGGATGGGGACGGGCGCCGGCCGGTGTTCAACCACTACGAAAAACTGCAGCAGGACCCGCATTTCCGTGACTACATTCTTTTCCATGAATACTTCCATGGCGATGATGGCCATGGCCTGGGAGCCAGCCACCAGACAGGATGGAGCGGCCTGGTGGCCAACCTGATCCACTCCCTGTACAACGGGTGGTTATAA
- a CDS encoding outer membrane beta-barrel family protein: MRKNVWLLLFLLVVAGGKAIAQVQKTIDQQVSGHLAGKLLDAKTSQPVEMASIALLRADSTLLTGMYSAADGSFKFNNVPLGKMILRVNFVGYKTLFKTISLSKATATVDMGAVKLESNVKSLAAVTVIAEKPTFTMAIDKRVFNVDKNLASVGGTATDVLKQVPSVNVDIDGNVTVRNGAPTIMIDGRPTTLTLDQIPADAIQSIEVVTNPSAKYDAEGMSGILNIILKKDKKNGVNGQVRGGITSLGSYNGGVDFNMRRGKINWFVNYNVRNRRGSSKDEINRTNLGPDSLSYLKQNNDGHIRRLFQYARAGMDFFLDEHNTFSISGSVVKGNFDNYYNQRLMESDSLHTPLRYGSGINNSQDGFTNYTGEFNYKHTFIKEGEELSANVQYNRANSHDHNQYSLAYVNPDGTPSWDPHLPELRHGDGSGNTTYFTAQVDYVNPFSSRNKLEAGLRTNRRVFNNNLYTYGLDPISNEYGIDTALSNDYHYTETINAGYVSFTGGTRGNFGYQAGLRAEQSNYNGELMNIKAGTYKVDYPISLFPSVFLSQKLKGDNEFQLNYSRRIRRPWFLDLVPNISYGGQSASRGNPLLKPEFTNAFEFSYLKDFQGKANLLVSMYYRNTNNAITTFYQDTTLNINGSDQHVLLSYPINANSRNSFGAEFTLRNQITKWWDITTNANLAHTQIDASNSGANLSNSGITWFGKVNSNTKLPWNLTLQVSANYNSKEIQPQGERKPIYTADMGLKKDFLKNNAASVSIGLNDIFNTNRDLTYTYTEYQEQDRYRKQATRELRVNFSWRFGKIDTEKKDKGRDNRHGGGDDGGGYGN, from the coding sequence ATGAGGAAGAATGTCTGGCTTTTACTATTCCTGCTAGTGGTAGCGGGAGGGAAAGCCATCGCCCAGGTTCAAAAGACCATTGACCAGCAGGTGTCCGGCCACCTGGCGGGGAAGCTGCTGGATGCCAAGACCAGCCAGCCCGTGGAGATGGCCTCCATTGCGCTGCTGCGTGCAGACTCCACGTTACTCACTGGTATGTACTCCGCCGCCGACGGCAGCTTTAAATTCAACAACGTGCCCCTGGGAAAAATGATCCTGCGGGTGAACTTTGTAGGTTATAAAACACTTTTTAAGACCATTTCCCTCTCCAAAGCCACTGCCACGGTAGATATGGGCGCGGTAAAACTGGAAAGCAATGTAAAATCACTGGCCGCCGTAACGGTGATCGCGGAGAAGCCCACTTTTACCATGGCCATTGACAAGCGCGTGTTCAACGTGGATAAGAACCTGGCCAGCGTGGGCGGTACCGCCACAGACGTGCTGAAACAGGTGCCTTCCGTAAACGTGGACATAGACGGGAACGTAACAGTGCGCAACGGCGCCCCTACCATCATGATCGATGGGCGCCCCACCACCCTTACCCTGGACCAGATCCCCGCGGATGCCATCCAGAGCATTGAAGTGGTGACTAACCCTTCTGCAAAATATGATGCGGAAGGCATGAGCGGCATCCTTAATATTATCCTGAAAAAAGATAAAAAGAACGGCGTGAACGGCCAGGTGCGTGGTGGGATCACTTCCCTGGGCAGCTACAATGGTGGCGTGGACTTTAACATGCGCCGGGGTAAGATCAACTGGTTCGTAAACTACAATGTGCGCAACCGCCGGGGCAGCAGCAAGGACGAGATCAACCGCACCAACCTGGGCCCCGATAGCCTCAGCTACCTGAAACAGAACAATGATGGCCACATCCGCCGCCTTTTCCAGTACGCCCGCGCCGGCATGGACTTTTTCCTGGATGAGCATAACACCTTCAGCATATCCGGCTCTGTGGTGAAAGGCAATTTTGATAATTACTACAACCAGCGCCTGATGGAATCCGACAGCCTGCACACGCCCCTGCGTTACGGCTCCGGTATCAATAACAGCCAGGATGGTTTCACCAACTACACCGGTGAATTTAACTACAAACACACTTTCATCAAAGAAGGCGAAGAACTGAGCGCTAATGTACAGTACAACCGGGCTAACTCCCATGATCATAACCAGTACAGCCTTGCTTACGTGAACCCGGACGGCACGCCCAGCTGGGACCCGCACCTGCCGGAGCTGCGCCATGGCGATGGATCTGGAAACACCACTTATTTCACCGCACAGGTGGATTACGTGAATCCCTTCAGCAGCCGCAACAAACTGGAAGCTGGCCTGCGTACCAACCGCCGCGTGTTCAACAACAACCTGTACACCTACGGCCTGGATCCCATTTCAAACGAATACGGTATAGACACCGCCCTGTCTAACGATTACCACTATACGGAAACCATCAATGCCGGTTATGTAAGCTTTACAGGCGGTACCCGCGGCAACTTCGGCTACCAGGCCGGCCTGCGCGCGGAGCAGTCTAATTACAACGGGGAGCTGATGAACATTAAAGCAGGTACTTATAAAGTGGATTATCCCATCAGCCTGTTTCCCAGCGTATTCCTGAGCCAGAAGCTGAAAGGCGATAATGAGTTCCAGCTGAATTACAGCCGCCGCATCCGCCGCCCCTGGTTCCTGGACCTGGTGCCTAACATCAGCTATGGTGGCCAGTCTGCCAGCCGTGGTAACCCACTGCTGAAGCCAGAATTCACCAATGCCTTTGAATTTTCCTACCTGAAGGATTTCCAGGGCAAGGCAAACCTGCTGGTGTCTATGTACTACCGCAATACCAACAACGCGATCACTACTTTCTACCAGGATACTACGCTGAACATTAACGGGTCTGACCAGCATGTGCTGCTCTCCTACCCGATCAATGCCAACAGCCGCAATTCTTTTGGCGCGGAATTTACCCTGCGCAACCAGATTACGAAATGGTGGGACATTACCACTAATGCTAACCTGGCCCACACCCAGATCGATGCCAGCAACAGCGGTGCGAACCTGAGCAACAGCGGCATTACCTGGTTTGGTAAGGTGAACAGCAACACCAAGCTGCCCTGGAACCTCACACTGCAGGTAAGCGCTAACTACAACTCAAAGGAAATACAGCCCCAGGGCGAGCGTAAGCCCATCTACACCGCAGATATGGGCCTGAAGAAAGATTTCCTGAAGAACAATGCAGCCTCCGTCTCCATAGGCCTGAATGACATCTTCAATACGAACCGTGATCTCACTTACACCTACACGGAGTACCAGGAACAGGACCGCTACCGCAAACAAGCCACCCGCGAACTGCGCGTGAACTTCTCCTGGCGCTTTGGTAAAATAGATACGGAGAAGAAAGACAAAGGCCGTGATAACCGCCATGGCGGAGGCGATGATGGTGGAGGTTATGGGAACTAA
- a CDS encoding glycoside hydrolase 5 family protein, translated as MQNWNIYDPAKADSTFGPSVAYAQHYLDRHVAMARQLKKPVVPEAFGISRDGNNYNRNTIRDKYYQNIFDAVFDYAKKDSSIVPGVNFWAWGGEGSPAYPVACGNPETASWATHPTKRRAGTPFLTTIPARSQ; from the coding sequence GTGCAGAACTGGAATATCTACGACCCCGCAAAGGCAGATTCCACCTTTGGTCCCTCCGTGGCTTATGCCCAACATTACCTGGACCGGCACGTGGCCATGGCCCGCCAACTGAAAAAGCCCGTGGTACCGGAAGCATTTGGCATTTCCCGGGATGGCAACAACTACAACCGTAATACTATCCGCGACAAATACTATCAAAATATTTTTGACGCAGTATTTGATTATGCAAAGAAAGATAGTAGTATTGTGCCTGGCGTCAATTTCTGGGCCTGGGGCGGCGAGGGGAGCCCCGCGTACCCGGTGGCATGTGGAAACCCGGAAACGGCTTCCTGGGCGACCCACCCCACGAAGCGCAGGGCCGGTACTCCGTTTTTGACAACGATACCGGCACGATCGCAGTGA